GACTTCACAACCCTTACAACCCATACATAGGTTTAGGTCAACCAAGAAACCCAGTTTCATGTTTCCTCCTTAAAATTTAGCTAAACTTATGATTATCATAAGTACCCCTTAAAGCAGGCTTTTCAGGGTATTGCATGTTAAGAGTTTATTTAATTTTGAATAAAAAAATGGTTATTGTGTGGAAAGAAAATTGCATTTTTTTAAAATGTAACTTTTAGGTAACTTTGCTCATAAATAAAAATGTCTTATATCATCAAATAAAGAAATACTTCAATTAAGATATAAAATTATTAATTATTTAAAATGGTTATATCTTAAAAGAAAAAGTAGAACCTTTGTCCAGTGTACTTTGGATCTCAAGTTCAGTATTATGCAGGAGAAGGATTTTTTTGACAATCGATAGTCCGAGCCCCATTGAGTTATCCCAGTTGTGTGTACCTGACCGATAGAACTTTTTGGTCACTTTCTCAATATCATCCTCAGAGATACCTACACCTTTGTCACTCACCGAAAAACGATCATCGGTTATACTGACCAAAACATCATCTTTTGAATATTTAAGTGCATTCTCAATCAAATTCTTAATGACTATTTCAATTAATGTACGATCCGCTTCAAGCTGGCGCGGTTCACCCTGTATGATAATTTTCCTGCTTTTATACTTATCATCAACAAGAGCACTTTTCACCTCTTGGGTCAGACTCATAAGGTCAAAAGTGCTTTGGTGAAGTTTTGCTTCTCCGCTTTCAAACTTGTTCCAAAGTACTAACCTGCTTAATAGCGCTTCTATCTTATCACCGTTATTACATATTTTTCCCAAAAATTTATCATGCAATGCAGGCGGAATATCTTTATCTTCTTGTAATGTTTGTGCATAACCTATAATAGAAGCAATAGGATTTCTAAACTCATGGGCGATAGCCGAGATCATATCTCCCCGCTGCTTATTTTTAAGCTTGAGTTTCGCATTATAGCGTTGTTTAATTTCTTCTCTTTTTTTAGATTTTTCAAGGACCTTGGTCAGGTTTTGATTGATCTGTTCAAACTCTCGGGTAAAAAAAATTCTATCTAGATCAATCGTATCAACCGTATCCAGCATTTTAAGATATTTGTTTATTTTTCCAAGCTCCCGCTGCATCTTCGAAGCACCCCTATAGATTGCATAAACAAAAATCGTTAGTGCAAGCCAGAGAATAAATATAACTAAAGACAAGGTCATTGTATCATCAATAAAAGTCGCCAAAATTACTGAAAATATGACAAAAACGGTCAGTGACAATGTCACTAACCTTGCCATTACATACTCTGTGAAGTGGGGACGATCGAATAACATGGTATATCAGTCAGCCTCAACATCATTAATATAAGTAATAAAGTCATCCGCCTCAAAATAACCGATCGCTTTTTCAATGATCTCACCTTCCGGTGTCATGAAAAAAGTCGTCGGTGCCGGGTAATATGACTCAGGCAGTATCTTCATTGCTTTTTCATCACTTCTCAAGATCATTACCAGTATGTAGTTTTGAAGACGTTTTCTTACCTCTTTGTCAGCCAAAGTTTCCTCTTTCATCTTCTTGCACCATCTACAATGAGTAGCCTCAACCATTAACATCACGTTTTTCTTTTCTGCTTTGGCTTTAGCGAAAGCTGTAGCAGTATCCTTTTCCCAAATCAGTTCTACACCGAAGAGTGAGCTTGTAAAAAGCAACGTAATAGCCCACACTGATATAATTTTTCTCATCAACCTGCCTTTAATTAAAATTTTTGACCAAATCTTTAAATACCTGATAAAGACCTTCTACTTCACCGATAGTGGTTCTTTCATTCGGAGCATGAATTGTATCATTCTTCACTCCGAACTCTACCACATCTATTCCGTATGCACCCATGTAACGTGCATCACTTGTTCCACCTGCTGTAGAGAACTTGGTTTGAAGCCCTGTTATATCTTTAATACTCTCAGTAAGCTTCTCTACGATCTTAGAGTCTCTCTTTGTTACAAACGGATAGGAGCCCTGCGTCAATTCCAAAGTATAATTTAAATCTTTAAAGAGTTTGTCAATGTGTAGTTTAATATCCTCTTGTGAGGTTTTTGTGGAATTACGTACATTGAACATGATTTTAAGTGAACCCGGAGTAACGTTCGTTACTTCCATACCGCCTCGGATATCGGTAATCACCATTTTGCTTGGTGCAAAATTATCATCACCACTATCAAGATTGACCCCTGCGATCTTATCTAGGATCGGAGCGATCTGATGCACAGGGTTGATCGCTTTTTCAGGATACGCAGCATGTCCCTGTTTCCCTTTAATAGTAAGATAGCCGTTGATCGATCCTCTACGTCCTATCTTGATCGCATCTCCAAATCTCTCTTCACAGGTCGGCTCAGCCACGATACAGTAATCAGGCAGCATACCAACTTCTTTTAAATGCTCAAGCATGACCACAGTCCCATACTTTGCATCTCCTTCTTCATCCGAGGTTAATAAGAGAGATAAACGTCCCTCAAATTCATCCGCCTCTTTAAGTACCTGTACAAAAGCCGCTACACCGGATTTCATATCCTGTGTACCGCGGGCATAAATCTTATCATCTTTAATCACAGGGACAAACGGATTGGTCTCCCATCCGTCACCCGGAGGTACGACATCGACATGCCCTGCAAAACAAAGATGGGATCCATTTCCGAATTTTTTGGTCAAAAAAAGATTTTTAACCCCTTCTATATTCACATAAGTAGCCTCATATCCGGGAAGGTATTCCTCAATAAACTTAAGAGAACCGGCATCATCTGGGGTGATGGATTCAAAACTCAATAATTTCATCAAGAGATCAACAACATTCATACATGCTCCTAAGATTTCATAAAACTCTCTATCATGGAGAGATATTCGTGAATATTTTCAAAACGGTGATTTCCGCCATACTCAACGATCACCCTATACTCTTTATACTGTTCTTTTGCTACACGGTAATCCAATACTTCATCTTCACTTTGTAGTAAAACAAGATAACGTGAGCTTTGAGGCGGTGATGAGAATCTTTCAAGCTGGTGCAAATAAACCTGTTTAAATTCAAAACGTTCAGCGTCACAAAAACGCTCTTGCCATCCCACATAATTTGCCAAGGTTTCCCAGGGTTTACATGAAGGGTTGATCAATACAGCAGGAATGTCAAACTTTTCAGCAAGATAGGTCGCATAATAACCACCTAATGAAGATCCTACAAGCAGGGAAGGCTTCTCTCCCAAGATCTGGGTTGAAAGAGTTTCGATAGCCTCTTGCGGTGCAAACGGCAGGTTAGGTGCAAGTAGATTCTCATTACCAAAGTATGCCCCAAGTACTCTGGACTTATTTCCCTCTCCGCAAGAAGCAAAACCATGCAGATAGAGTATCTTGGACATCTTACTTTTCTATCTCACCGCGATAAGAAACAATTCCACCCGCATGATTGATCATACGATCAAGTCCGTGTTGCTTAAAAATATGTTGTACTTGTCCGCTTCTGTTACCTGTACGACAAGTAAAAATAACAGTTTTGTCTTTATTCTCCTCAGCAAACTTTTGAGCCCACTGACCAAATGAAGAAGTCGGCAAAAGCAGGTCCACACCTTTGATGTGTCCCATTTTATACTCCATATCTTCTCTTACATCAACAAGAAGAAAATCTACGTTTCCTTCTTCTCTCTCTTTTAGCAAAGCCTCCAACTCTTCAGAGTGAATATTGCTTTTATCTAATGTTGACTGCATAATATACCTTTAATATAGTCTTTTCAAAAATGACGATAATAATATGCGCGTATTCTATCTTCTTTTTTTAAAACTATTATTTATTTGCTTCAAAGTATTCTGGAGTACAGAAGATCTGACAGTGACAGATACCGTGTTCAGGGATCTCTTTTTCTATCGCCGGTTTACAAGGACAGATACGGTCATCCGTACTTCTAAACTTACCTGGTTTTTCCGGATCTTCTTCTACCATAAAACATGGGCAGAACCTCTTTCCATAAAGAAGCTTGTGTCTTGCAAGCCCCATGATTACACCTTCATTAACATCAGCATTTGGACCGTAGACCCATCCTTTTGATTCACAAACTTTATCTGCAAACTTCTCGGTTTTTTCCATCTCATCTTTAAATTCTTGTGAATTCATATCTAGTTTTAACATCGTTTTCCTTTGTCTTTATTTCTGTAATTCTAAACTAAATTGATATATAATAAGCAAAAATCTTTAAGAAGCAAGGTAAATTATGCAAATTGACGATAAAGTTTTAGCAAATTTAGAAAAACTTTCACACTTACGTATCGATGAGTCAAAAAAAGAAGAAGTTAAAAATCAACTCACAGAGATTCTTGCCTATGTAGATAACCTTAATGAATTGGACACAAAAACCCTTTCAGCTACATTCTCAACACTAGAAGGCGGGACACCCATGAGAGAAGATATTCCACAAGGTGACGACACTGTTGCAAAAGATATCCTATGTCATGCACCTAACACAAAAGATGACTTCTTCATCGTACCTGCAATTATCGAATAGGTCAATCAATGATCAAAGTATATGGGATCAAAAACTGTGACTCGGTTCGTAAAGCACTCAAGTACCTCAAAAGCCATAAGTTGGACGTCGAATTCATAGATTTCAGAGAAACTCCTGTATCTGATACCGAGATCTCTAAATGGCTTGAGCACAGTGATATAAACACACTCTTCAATACAAGGGGGACAACCTACCGTACCCTAAAACTCAAAGAACTCAATCTTGATGATCAGGGGAAAAAAGAGTGGTTAGCAAAAGAGAATATGCTCATCAAACGTCCCGTGATTACAGTGGACAATCATGTAATCGTTGGGTATAATGAGAATTTATATAATGAAATATTAAAATAAAGGATAGCCTATGGCAAGCTTCGATATCAAAAAACTACTCCAGAGTGTTGTAACACATGGTGCATCAGACCTTCACTTAGTAAGTCGTACAGAACCACAAATCAGACTTGATGGAAGACTCAAACCAGTCAATCTTCCAAAACTTACCGGTGATGATATCGAAGAGATGTGCTACTCCTTGATCACAGAAAAGCAAAAACAGGCATTTGAAGAGCATGATGAACTAGACTTCGCTCTTTTACTTCCGGGGATTGGGCGTTTCAGGGCAAACTACTATAGAACACTGGGTGATATGGCTGCAGCATTCAGGATCATTCCTATCAATATCCCGTCTCTTGATGATCTGGGAGCACCGCAAGTATATAAAAAACTTGTAAAACGTGAAAAAGGTCTTATCCTGGTTACAGGACCTACAGGTTCAGGTAAATCGACTACTCTTGCGGCTATGCTTAATGAAATCAATGAAACGGAACAGAAACACATCGTTACTGTTGAGGATCCGGTCGAATTTATCCATCAAAATAAAAAATGTGTTTTCTCTCACAGGGGTGTGGGTGAAGATACCAAGTCATTCGCTGCGGCATTGAAGTATGCGATGCGTCAGGATCCGGATATCATCCTGATCGGGGAGATGAGGGATAAAGAGACGATCGAAGCTGCTCTGACTGCTGCGGAAACAGGACACTTGGTATTTGGTACACTGCATACCTCTTCAGCAGCTGGAACGATTAACCGTATTATCGACGTATTTAGCGGAGATGAACAACCACAGATCCGTGCAATGATCTCTACGTCATTGGTTGCCGTAATTGCACAGGCACTACTTCCGAAACTGGGGGGAGGACGTGTGGCTGCATCAGAAATACTTATTACTAACCACGCAATTGCCAACCTGATTCGTGAGGATAAAGTACACCAGATTTACTCACAAATGCAACTTGGTCAAGGTGATACAGGTATGCAAACACAGACACAAGCCCTTCAAAAATACCTTAATGAAGGTTTGATCAGTCGTGATGTAGCAATGCAATTTGCCAATAAACCAAGTGAATTGAAAATATAGGCACTAAGTCTTTTTGGATACAATACGCAAAATAAATTTGGGAGTGTAGGAAACAACATGGATTTTTCACTGCAAAACTTTTCAATGGTTGACTTCAACTATTTTGATGTGACAATAGGCGCGATCATCATTATTCTCGGAATCAAAGGCTTTATGAATGGTTTCATCAAAGAGTTTTTTGGATTGGCAGGATTGGTCGGGGGTGTATACTTTGCCTCACGTCTCTCAGAAAAAGCTGCGCAATTCATTGAAACAAATTTCCTGCAACTCGATAATACTGCGATACTTAAACTGATCGGTTTTCTTGCAGTTTTGATCATTATATGGCTTGGTGCGACGCTGATCGGTGCTATCTTATCTAAACTCACTTCTGCGAGCGGATTAGGATTTATCAACCGCCTCTTGGGACTGATCATAGGTGGTGGAAAATACTTCATCATCTTTGCTCTGATCGTTACGGCACTTTCTAATGTTAAACTGCTAAAAGAGAAAGTTGAAAGATATACACATGATAGTCAACTCTATCCTTATCTCAATGCGACCGGTTCTTATCTGATAAACCTGGATACAAAATCACTTGGTATGGAAACGACTTCATTATCAGAAGTGAATGAAACAAATATTTCATCAGTATTGTCCACACAAACACCGGTTGTAAAGGATGATAATAACAGCAGTGCAACGACACAATAAAAAGGCAGCTGATGATCTCATATCCTGAGCTTTTAGAAAAATTTAAGGATTTGCTAAAATGTAATTCTCTCAAGTTTACCAAACAAAGAGAGCTTATTTTGAAGTTCTTGTATGAAAATGAGGATCACTATACCCCTGAAGATATCTATATGCTACTGAAACAGCAGCATCCTGATATTAACATCGGTATTGCTACAGTATATCGTACGTTGACATTGCTGGAAGAGTCTAAGATTGTCAGTTCAATCTCTTTTGGGATTCAGGGCAAAAAGTATGAACTGGGGCTTAAAAAGCACCATGATCATCTTATATGTACCAAGTGCGGTGACATCATTGAATTTTATGATGAAACGATAGAAAAACGGCAAGAAGCAATTGCTGAGAAGTTTAACTTCAAGATGACAGGCCATACTATGAAAATCGAAGGTATATGCGAAGATTGCCAAGAAGAAGCATTAGAAGAGTAATACTTCTCAATAAAAATATAAAAAAGAACAAACTTACAATAGGAGAAACTTTGATATTTGATAATCAATATATCCAAGAACGTATCAAAAAAACAGAAAAACTGAGAGAAGAAGGGATAAATCCTTATCCTAACCAGGTTCAAAAAGGAATGCCTTCCAAACAGTTTTTAAGTGAAAATCAGGACCTTCTTACAATAGATGCAGAGGTTAAAAAAGATGAGTCTAGAGACTATGCATTGACCGGACGTATCAAGTTTGTACGTATTATGGGTAAAGCTGCATTTGCAAAGATAGAAGACAGTGAAGGTCTTGTACAGATCTATTACAACCGGGATGATCTTCCGGAAGGTTATTATAACAACATTGTCAAAAAGCTCTTTGAAGTCGGTGATATCATTCAGGCAAAAGGCTTTCCATTTGTTACTCAGACCGGTGAGATCACCCTTCACTGTAGAGAACTGAATATCGTTAGTAAAGCGATCTCTCCGCTTCCTGAGAAGTTCCACGGATTACAGGATCCTGAACTACGTTACAGACAACGTTACCTTGATATGATCATGAACTCGGAAGTCAAAGAGACCTTTATCATGAGAAGTAAGATCGTGTCTCTTGTGAGAAGGTTCTTTGAAGAGAAAAACTTCCTTGAAGTAGAAACACCGATGATGCACCCGATTCCTGGTGGAGCGAACGCAAGACCGTTTATCACACATCACAATGCATTGGATGTAGAAAGATACCTTCGTATCGCTCCGGAACTTTACCTCAAGCGTTTGATCGTAGGTGGTATGGAAGCTGTATTCGAGATCAATAGAAACTTCCGTAATGAAGGTATGGACCATACTCATAATCCTGAATTCACGATGATCGAGTTTTACTGGGCTTATCATAGATATGATGATCTGATGAAGATCACTGAAGAACTATTTGATTACC
This Sulfurovum zhangzhouensis DNA region includes the following protein-coding sequences:
- the dapE gene encoding succinyl-diaminopimelate desuccinylase — protein: MNVVDLLMKLLSFESITPDDAGSLKFIEEYLPGYEATYVNIEGVKNLFLTKKFGNGSHLCFAGHVDVVPPGDGWETNPFVPVIKDDKIYARGTQDMKSGVAAFVQVLKEADEFEGRLSLLLTSDEEGDAKYGTVVMLEHLKEVGMLPDYCIVAEPTCEERFGDAIKIGRRGSINGYLTIKGKQGHAAYPEKAINPVHQIAPILDKIAGVNLDSGDDNFAPSKMVITDIRGGMEVTNVTPGSLKIMFNVRNSTKTSQEDIKLHIDKLFKDLNYTLELTQGSYPFVTKRDSKIVEKLTESIKDITGLQTKFSTAGGTSDARYMGAYGIDVVEFGVKNDTIHAPNERTTIGEVEGLYQVFKDLVKNFN
- a CDS encoding thioredoxin family protein; its protein translation is MRKIISVWAITLLFTSSLFGVELIWEKDTATAFAKAKAEKKNVMLMVEATHCRWCKKMKEETLADKEVRKRLQNYILVMILRSDEKAMKILPESYYPAPTTFFMTPEGEIIEKAIGYFEADDFITYINDVEAD
- the gatC gene encoding Asp-tRNA(Asn)/Glu-tRNA(Gln) amidotransferase subunit GatC, whose amino-acid sequence is MQIDDKVLANLEKLSHLRIDESKKEEVKNQLTEILAYVDNLNELDTKTLSATFSTLEGGTPMREDIPQGDDTVAKDILCHAPNTKDDFFIVPAIIE
- a CDS encoding CvpA family protein, coding for MDFSLQNFSMVDFNYFDVTIGAIIIILGIKGFMNGFIKEFFGLAGLVGGVYFASRLSEKAAQFIETNFLQLDNTAILKLIGFLAVLIIIWLGATLIGAILSKLTSASGLGFINRLLGLIIGGGKYFIIFALIVTALSNVKLLKEKVERYTHDSQLYPYLNATGSYLINLDTKSLGMETTSLSEVNETNISSVLSTQTPVVKDDNNSSATTQ
- a CDS encoding rhodanese-like domain-containing protein; this encodes MQSTLDKSNIHSEELEALLKEREEGNVDFLLVDVREDMEYKMGHIKGVDLLLPTSSFGQWAQKFAEENKDKTVIFTCRTGNRSGQVQHIFKQHGLDRMINHAGGIVSYRGEIEK
- a CDS encoding YqiA/YcfP family alpha/beta fold hydrolase, with product MSKILYLHGFASCGEGNKSRVLGAYFGNENLLAPNLPFAPQEAIETLSTQILGEKPSLLVGSSLGGYYATYLAEKFDIPAVLINPSCKPWETLANYVGWQERFCDAERFEFKQVYLHQLERFSSPPQSSRYLVLLQSEDEVLDYRVAKEQYKEYRVIVEYGGNHRFENIHEYLSMIESFMKS
- a CDS encoding type IV pilus twitching motility protein PilT; translation: MASFDIKKLLQSVVTHGASDLHLVSRTEPQIRLDGRLKPVNLPKLTGDDIEEMCYSLITEKQKQAFEEHDELDFALLLPGIGRFRANYYRTLGDMAAAFRIIPINIPSLDDLGAPQVYKKLVKREKGLILVTGPTGSGKSTTLAAMLNEINETEQKHIVTVEDPVEFIHQNKKCVFSHRGVGEDTKSFAAALKYAMRQDPDIILIGEMRDKETIEAALTAAETGHLVFGTLHTSSAAGTINRIIDVFSGDEQPQIRAMISTSLVAVIAQALLPKLGGGRVAASEILITNHAIANLIREDKVHQIYSQMQLGQGDTGMQTQTQALQKYLNEGLISRDVAMQFANKPSELKI
- a CDS encoding Fur family transcriptional regulator; protein product: MISYPELLEKFKDLLKCNSLKFTKQRELILKFLYENEDHYTPEDIYMLLKQQHPDINIGIATVYRTLTLLEESKIVSSISFGIQGKKYELGLKKHHDHLICTKCGDIIEFYDETIEKRQEAIAEKFNFKMTGHTMKIEGICEDCQEEALEE
- a CDS encoding sensor histidine kinase, whose product is MARLVTLSLTVFVIFSVILATFIDDTMTLSLVIFILWLALTIFVYAIYRGASKMQRELGKINKYLKMLDTVDTIDLDRIFFTREFEQINQNLTKVLEKSKKREEIKQRYNAKLKLKNKQRGDMISAIAHEFRNPIASIIGYAQTLQEDKDIPPALHDKFLGKICNNGDKIEALLSRLVLWNKFESGEAKLHQSTFDLMSLTQEVKSALVDDKYKSRKIIIQGEPRQLEADRTLIEIVIKNLIENALKYSKDDVLVSITDDRFSVSDKGVGISEDDIEKVTKKFYRSGTHNWDNSMGLGLSIVKKILLLHNTELEIQSTLDKGSTFSFKI
- a CDS encoding ferredoxin-thioredoxin reductase catalytic domain-containing protein, which codes for MLKLDMNSQEFKDEMEKTEKFADKVCESKGWVYGPNADVNEGVIMGLARHKLLYGKRFCPCFMVEEDPEKPGKFRSTDDRICPCKPAIEKEIPEHGICHCQIFCTPEYFEANK
- the lysS gene encoding lysine--tRNA ligase, with product MIFDNQYIQERIKKTEKLREEGINPYPNQVQKGMPSKQFLSENQDLLTIDAEVKKDESRDYALTGRIKFVRIMGKAAFAKIEDSEGLVQIYYNRDDLPEGYYNNIVKKLFEVGDIIQAKGFPFVTQTGEITLHCRELNIVSKAISPLPEKFHGLQDPELRYRQRYLDMIMNSEVKETFIMRSKIVSLVRRFFEEKNFLEVETPMMHPIPGGANARPFITHHNALDVERYLRIAPELYLKRLIVGGMEAVFEINRNFRNEGMDHTHNPEFTMIEFYWAYHRYDDLMKITEELFDYLFDNLGLERKLPYGELEIDFSTPFAKVPYIESLTTIGGVPAEITSDKEKIVAYLKEHKVEVDPNLTLGYLQAELFDEFVEAKLINPTYITDFPVDISPLARRSDDNLDIAERFELFMAGKEIANGFSELNDPIDQYERFKGQVDAKETTGDDEAMHMDTDYVKALSYGMTPTAGEGIGIDRLVMMLTNQHSIRDVLLFPAMKPEKPREELLPIVDAETLCKKCGHDILEELKPAKKGKGMFCIDVNACKERSQNKK
- a CDS encoding arsenate reductase family protein, with product MIKVYGIKNCDSVRKALKYLKSHKLDVEFIDFRETPVSDTEISKWLEHSDINTLFNTRGTTYRTLKLKELNLDDQGKKEWLAKENMLIKRPVITVDNHVIVGYNENLYNEILK